The nucleotide sequence TTTCCGGATCCTTCACGGCATAGACATCAATACCGAAAGACTGCACGTAGGTGATCTTTTCCTTCAGCGACATATGCAGCATCGGGGTCAGCAGATTCAGCTGGATGTTCTTTTCAAAGTCCACGGTCGTACAGTCCCGGCAGTCCGCCATAGAAACGGAAGCACTAAAAGCCACAGAAAGAATCACAGCTGCCAGTCGAATCAGAGTCATCACTTCACCTCGTGGGGTCTTAAATGCAAATGATATGACAGCTTAAAAGCCCCAGATTTCAGGATAGAAATTATAAGTGTCGAATACTTAGACAGGGGCCTTTTTCCGTCTTGAGAGGCCGTTAAGGCCTTGGTATTTATGGAGTATGAAGCAATTTGAAAACCGCTGGATCTTTGAGTTCTTTGAAGAAAAGTCCGACGCCATTATCAAGTCGATGTTCGGTGGCCTGGCGCTTTATTACCAGGGCCAGTTGAAGATGTTGTTGTCTGAAAATGCCGGCGATTATTCCTATCGCGGCAAAGAATACGACTTTGAAGTGTGGAATGGTGTTTTGATTGCGACGGACCGAATTCATCACGAATCCCTGTTAAAGCAATTTCCTTTTCTGGTAAATCATCCGGTGCTGCCGAAGTGGTTGTATCTGCCTTTCACCTTTGAAGGATGGGAAGAACGCATTGAAATGATCACCCGTCTGGTGCGAAGTGCTGATCCGCGTGTGGGTGTGTGGCCCCAGGAAAAATCGCGCAAGAAAACGAAAAAGAAATCCGTCAAAAAACTGGTTAAAAAGAAAGTGGCCAAGAAATCCGTCTCTAAATCAAAAAAACCTGCGAAACGCCATTGACCTTAACCCAGCGTCAACGTTGAGAGTTGTCTTTAGAGGTAAGAATGAAAAACTGGCTGACGATCGGACAATTTGCCAAAGCTTCGGGCCTTTCCCCCAGAGCCCTGCGCATTTATGAAGACATGAATCTGCTGGTGCCACCCTATCGTGGGGACAACGGCTATCGCTATTATCAGGAAAGCCAGCTTTCCGAAGCCGCTCGGCTGAAAGAGTTTAAAGACCTGGGATTTCAGCTGGAAGAAGTGAAAGCTCTTCTTCAGGCTGACCGCGAATTGGATAAATCACGTCTGGTCAGGTCACTCAGTCACCGTCTGGATCTGGTGCGTGAGCAGTCCGATCAGTTGCAGGATCAGCGCCGGCAGATAGAACAACTTCTTTCCTCTTTGAAGAACAACACAAAGCCCATCTCGGCTGATGAGAGGAGAGCAATCATGAGTTATCAGGGTAATCCGGCCATTGTGGTCACAGGAATCCAGGGCCTTCAGAAAACGGCTGAATATATTCAAAAGCACCTTCAGGACCGCCACATTCCCCTGCTGTTCTGGAGTGAAAATCTGGAACTTCCAGAGTCCTATATTCTTGTTCTTCCTGAAGACAACCTCGGGGATAAAGGTGTGGAAAACCTTGCGCCCAATGTGATTGTCCTGAATTCCGTCAGTGGTTCGGACAGTGCGATTCGGAAAAATTATCTGCGTCTTTATAACTTTGTTGGCTCTCATGTGACGACGGTGATTCATGCGGAAGATCAGGCGCTGCTTGAGATTGTTTCCAACGAAAGAATCAGAGGCACCTACTACCAGTATTATTCAAAAAACCGCGCTTTGGAAAAGCAGATCAAAAAAATCGGCGGACTGGTTTGTTCCGGCAGTGAACTTTCGATGTACGGATATAATCTGCAGAAAGAGGCTGTGCATCTGAAGTTGGAGAGCCCTTTGGGATTTACTGACGAGCTGGCACTTTTAAGTTCACTCGCAGCCGTGATGAAACTGGGACTGCCGACAGAAAGTCTTTGTCTGAAATAAAAAAAGCCGGGTTCATCACCCGGCTTTTCATTTTTAAAGATACTTGTTTACGATGGCTTCAACGCGGTTGCGGATCGCATCCAGCCCCGCCTGGGACGAGGATTCGTAACGAACCACCACCACTGGCTGTGTGTTGGAAGAGCGGCACAGTGCCCAGCCGTCAGCAAAGCTCAGGCGGATACCATCCGTAAAGTCCACTTTATAATCAGCACCCTCTTTAGCCGGGAAAGCTTCAATCATTTTTTCAACGATCAGAACCTTCTTTTCTTCAGTGGTGTCGATGCGGATTTCTGGAGTGTTGAAAGACGGAGGCAAACCTTCCAGCAACTGTGGAATTGTTTTGCCGGTTTTTGCCAGGATTTCCACCAAACGCAAAGCTGCGTAAGGAGCATCATCGTAACCGTGATTGCGGTCGGCAAAGAACACGTGACCGGACATCTCGCCACCGAATGGCGCTTTTTCAACTTTGATTTTTTCTTTCACCAAAGAGTGTCCGGTTTTCCACATGATTGGCTGACCACCGTGTTTGGCAACATCGTGGTACAGACGATCAGAGCACTTCACATCGCCAATGATCTTAGCCCCTTTTTGTTCAGCCAAAATCGCGCGGGAAATGATCACCATCAATTCATCACCGTAAACCATGCGGCCCGTGTGATCGACAACACCGATACGGTCGGCATCGCCGTCAAAGCCGATGCCCGCCACGGCGCCCTCTTTAAGAACCTGGGCCTTAAGGTCCACCAGGTTTTCTTCAACCGTTGGATCCGGGTGGTGATTCGGGAATGTGCCATCTGGCTGTTCAAACAAAATGGTGGGTTTCAAACCGCAGGCTTCAAACAAGCCGCGCACCACAGATCCGCCAGCACCGTTACCGCAGTCCAAAACAACTTTGGTGTCTTTGATGTGGCCGAATTCTTTAGCGTAACGTGCGTAGTACATTGGCTTGATGTCGAAAGATTCTTCTGAACCCTGACCGTCAATGAATTCGCCTTTTTGAATGATGTGCAAAAGTTTCTGGATTTCGACGCCAAAGATGGTGCCTTTACCCACAGAAATTTTAAAGCCGTTGTATTCTGGAGGATTGTGCGAACCAGTTACCTGAACCGCGCCATCGACTTTCAATTCAAACGTGGCGAAGTAACAAACCGGCGTGGTTACCAGACCCAGGTGAATAACGTTCGCGCCTGAATCCATCAGACCTTTTGCAAGATTCTTGATGATGGCCGGAGAGCTTTCACGCGCATCACAGCCCAACGCCACGGTTGGATTAGTGATGTTCTTGTTTTGTTTCATGTAAACGACGTAAGCGCGACCCAGCAGGTAAGCAAAGTTGTCGTCGAACTGTCCGTTATAGACGCCGCGAATGTCGTATTCTCTAAAAATGACGGGTTGAAACATATATCACCTCAATTATTTCAAGGGCTTAGGATTATAATTTCTGCGCTCTAGAGTCGAGCTAATTTTACCGCCCAGCGAACGGCATCAATCATCGAATGGGGGTTGGCTTTGTTTTTACCAAAGATATCCTTGGCAGTGCCATGATCCACACTGGTGCGAATAAACGGGATCCCCAGGGTCATATGCACGCCACTGTCCTGCCCGTGAATCATTTTAAACGGAATCAGGCCCTGATCGTGATACAGGCTCAAATATACGGAATATTTCTTCCAGTTTTGCGGGAAGAAAGCCGCATCCGGAACCAAGGGTCCTTCAAACGGAATCTTCTTTTCTTTGGCAAAACTTACAAGCTCGGGGAAGAACAAAAGCTCTTCCTGCCCGATCAGGCCCGCCTCGCCGGCATGGGGGTTGAGCCCCAAAACGCCGATGGGTTTTTTAGCCTGGGCTGCGGGAAGCTTCTTTCTTAGTTCATTGGCGTTAAGAAGTGCTTCCGCCAGCACGCTGAAACTTAAGTGCTTGGTGATTTCTTTCACCGGTAGATGTGCCGTTGCCAGAACCACGTTGAACTTTTCACCGACAAAACCCATGTGCACATGTTTGGCGCCGGAAAGTCTTTTTAAAATATCCGTGTGTCCCAGGTCTTTAAAGCCCGCCGCTTTGATCGAGGTCTTCGACAGGGGCGCAGTGGCCAGCGCGTGAATATCTTTCTTCAGGCAGGCTTTGGCGCTTGATTCCACCCATTCTGCAGGTGCGAGGTCCGAGGCAATATCAATCAGGTAGGGACCTTCGATTTCCAGAGCCTGGGAAAGGTCATCCACGGTGATACGCTCAAATTTTTGATCAATCAGTTTCAGATACTTTTGTGAAGCACCGTCTTGGCGCCACAACAGAAACTGCACGCCTTTTTGTGGACCCAGGTGATGCAGAGCCTTGGCCGTGACTTCAAAGCCAATGCCATCCACATCCCCGGTCGTAAGTGCGATTCGAAGTTTACTCATTGATACGGATGAAGGATTCATCGCGTTTGGATTGCAGCCAGTTTTTCAACTGACGTTTGAAGCTGTTTTCCAGAAGCTGCGCCTTGATCTTGTCTTTGGCGCGTTCAAACTTCGGATCGGTGGTCAGTTTTTTACCGGTCAGTTTCACGATGTGGAAGCCCATGCGGGATTTCACAATCGGAGTGGTCTCGTTCACTTTCAGGCTGGAAATAGCCTCTTCAATTTCCGGAAGGAAGTCGCCGGATTTGAAAGTTCCCAAGGCGCCACCGGTGGAGAAATTGGGATCTTCACTGAACTGCTGCGCCAGGTTTTCAAAGTTTTCACCGCTGCGAAGTTTACCCAGCACGGTTTCAGCACGTTTGATGGACGCTTCCGCGCCGCCTTTTTTCGGGTTGAAGAAGATGTGGGAAACCGAGAACTCGTCAATGGAAGGACGGTTGTTCGGATTCGTTTTCAGGTATTCATTCAAAGCGTCTTCATCAGAGATGCGCAGTTTGGAAATGATCTCGGCATCCATCAAAGAGCGTTTTTCAATGCTGTCTTTCAGGAAGCGGCGATAGTCATCCATGGAAACGCCCTGTTGCTGAATCACTTTTGCCAGTTCTGTTTCGCTGACCTGGTTTTTGCGGGCCATTTCTTTCAGTTCGGATTCCACGCGATCGTTGGTGACGGCCAGATTCAGACGTTTGATCTCTGACTGCAGGATCTTTTCGTTGATCAGGTAATCCAGTTGCGCTTTGCGGTTGCCGACAAGGCTGGTGGCTGGTTTATCAAACAACAAAGACTCATCAACCATGCCCTGTTTTGGAATGCGTTTTACAAGATCTTTGAAGTCAGATTCCAAAACCAGTTCGCTATTTACGATAGCCACAGTTTTTTCCACAATCTCGGCATGACTTGGTGTAGCCACTAGCAAAGCAAAAAGAAGATTAATCATTGGTTCCTCGTGTATCCACCTTGATGGAATTCATCAGTTCATAGTCCTTTAAGACTTTACTACTTCTGAGCTGGGCATCAAGCCACGCCACGTATTCCGCCTGCTCGCGTTGTGCGCGAAGCGCCCGGATAATCTGTGGTTTGACCTCTTCCAGCGACAAAGTGGAGGCCGGAGCCTTCTTTTCCACACGAATCAGATGGATTCCGAAGGGACTTTTGATTGTTTGCACGCCGGAACCGACGTTAAACAGGGGATCAAAGTAATCCACCGAGCCTTTTTCAATCCAGCCTACAACCCCACCCTGCTTGGCTTCAGGAGTGATGGAATACTTTCTTGCAAGTTCCGCAAAATCGCCGGTTTTCAGGTCGACTTTGATGGCGTCAGCCTTGGCGTCCTCGTCCACCACGATCTGGCGCAGGTACACGCGCTCTTTGCGCTTGTAACGGTCCTTGTTGTCTTCGTAGTAGCGTTTGATCTCTTCTTCAGTGGGGGCCTTGACCTTTTCGTTGATCTTTTTAAAGACCTCTCGTTCGACCAGGGAATATCTCAGTTCTTCACGCCATTCCGAAAATGACAGATTTTCCAAAGCCAGGGCCCGGCGGAAAGAAAGATCATCCGGATAGTTCGCGCGCAGTTTGTCGACTTCTTTATCCAGGGTGTTTTCCGATATCACGATACTCTGAGCCCTTGCCCAGTCCAGGGTCAGGCTTTTCACCAGGAAGTCGCGCAGAATTTCTTCTTTGATACGGTGGATGTTGTTGGGATCCTTTGCCGCCAGGGCGTCGAAGTTTCTTAGTCTTCGTGCCAGCTGGTTGGCGAACTGCTTGGAGGTCAGAACGTGATCATTCACCTTCTCCACGGGTTTCGTGGAGAGTTTCTGATAGCTTGATGGACATCCCGCCAAAGCGAGGCTCATAAAAATAAAAAGCCCCGTCAGTGCGGGGCTCTTTGAAAATTTCATCGGATCAAATCCTTATTTAAGAAGACCTTTGTTTTCTTTGATCGGATAAGACTTCTTCATTCTTTCGAAGTAGTCGTTAAAGACCTGTTTTCTTTTTTCATCGAAAACGGCCGCTCTGATCTGGCGTTTGTTCGCGTTCTCAAAGCTTCTGCGACCGGTCAGTTTAATAACGTGGAAGCCAAACTGAGTTTCGATAAGCCCCGTAACCTCACCGACCTTCATGTTGACAACCGCTTCGTAGTAATTCGGAACCAGTGTCACGCGGGATTGCCAGCCGATATCGCCGCCAACCTGCTTGGAAAGAGCATCATCAGAGTAAAGCTTAACCAGCTCTTCAAATGGTCTTTTGCTCTTTTTAACCTCTTCGTAGATTTCTGTCGCACGTTTTTTTGCTTCAGCCACCTGCGCCGGAGTAGCCCCTGCTTTAAACTCAATCAGGATGTGGCTGGTGCGAAGTTCCGGATTTTTGGCATACCATGCTTTCATTTCCGCATCAGAAACCTGGATCTTCTGAACACGCTGACCGATGTCTTTTTCCAGAAGGGCTTTGTACATCTCCTGGTCAAAGCGGGATTGAACGACAGGGTCTTTTTGCAGATTGCGCTTTTCCGCCTCTTGAACACCCATTTCAAAGCGAACCAGGTCTTCCAGGAATTGTTCTTTGGTTGGCGGGTTGATGGTCTGAGACTTCACTTCGTTGTACTTTTTATTGAAGTCTTCAAGCGTGATAGTTTTTTTACCCACCTGAGCCACGACGTCCGTGGATTTCTGTGCAAAAGCGGTCGCAGAGATGAGCAACAAGATGCTGATTACAAGTTTCATGCTTCAAAAGTCCCTTTAAAAAGTTGAATGAGAACTATGCTAAAACGCTAGCACTGGGCATCATTATCCGCAATGAATTTAAGAGCTTGCTGCCTAGCTTGGTGCAAAAGAGCCTCTAACTCTAGAGCAAGGTCTGGGTTTCGCGGATCGATTTCTTTGCTCACTGGAGCCATCGGTCCCACCCAGTAAATGATCACTTTGGCGAAGGGTTTTGGCAGGAAAGTTTTATTCCATGATCTTGGGAAATGAATCGCACGATCACACGCCACGCCCGCGGCGTAAATCGGACCGTGAATCATGCGTGAAAGCTCGAACACTCCGGGTTTGACTTTGTGTAACGGGCCTTTTGGACCATCCACAGCAAAGCTGCAATTTCCCCCGTCTTTTACCAAACGCAAAAGACCTTTCAAGGCTTGCACCCCACCACGCGTGGAAGAACCGCGACTGGTTTTTGCCCCCAGCCATTTCAGCACGGTCGCCATCAGTTCGCCGTCCTTGGATTGCGAAGCGATGGTGGCAATACGGTATCTTTTGACGATGGATAAAAGTGCCAGCTCATCACCGTGAAAATGCGCAAGCACCACCGGAGATGGAGTTGCGGAATCAACAGATTGTTTCAGGGAGTCAGGCTCGATAAGCCGAACCCTCCATGTCCATGAGAGGGTTCGGTAGAAGACGAAAACAATAATCGGAAGAATATACTTTCTAAACACGATTAGTGGTGAAGAGCTTTTTTGAACTCTTCTGTCAGTTTTGGAACGATATCCAGGGCGTCACCCACAATGCCGTAAGTCGCTTTCTGGAAGATCGGTGCGTTGGCATCGCTATTGATTGCCACGATCACTTTGGATCCGCTCATACCAGCCAAGTGCTGGATAGCGCCGGAGATACCCACCGCGATGTACAAAGTCGGAGCCACTGTTTTACCAGTCTGGCCAACCTGCATGCCGTGACCAACCCAGCCCGCATCAACAACTGCACGGGAAGCACCTACCGTGGCACCCAAAACGTCAGCAAGATCATTCAAAATCTTGAAGTTTGCCGCTTCTTTCAGACCACGACCGCCGCTGACAACGATGTTAGCTTCAGTCAGATCCAATTTCTCGGAAGCACCTTTCACGATTTCTTTGATCAAGGTTTTAAGGTCTGCCGCAGCTGCCGCGTGTTCAACCACGTTTGCAGTTTTAGAAGTGTCCGCTGCCGCCACTGGAAGCTGATTGGCGCGCATCAAAACGATTTTAACTGCGCTGTTTTCAAAGTTCACCGTCGCAAAACATTTGCCGGAGTACATTGGTTTAACCGCAGTCACGTTGTCACCGGAAATAGTCAAAGTCGTGCAGTCACTTGCAATACCCACGCCCAAACGAGCCGCCACGCGAGGGAACAGATCCTTGCCGGTGGAGGATGCGGAAGCCAGGATGATGGAAGGCTGAACCTTGCCGATGATCGCTGCGATGTTTGCAGTGAAAGCCTCTGGATTGTATGAATCCAAAGAAGCGTCTTTAACCACGTGAACTTCAGAAGCACCATTGTGACCCAAAGCTGCGGTCACATCACCTGCGTGAGAACCGAAAGCCACCGCAACAACCGTGTTGCCGGAAGCGGCTGCCGCCTGAAGAAGCTCTTGAGAGCTGCGTTTTAGTTTACCGTTTGTGTGTTCAGCAAAAACCAGAATTTTACCCATGTCTTAATCCTTACAGAACCTTCGCTTCATCGCGAAGAAGTTTAACCAGCTCGGACGCTTGTGCAGAAGCATCGCCAGAAAGCATTTTTACAGCTGGTTTATCAGCCGGAAGAGTAAAGCCGGAGTATTTGATTTTGATTTCAGAAGCCGGGATGTTCAAAGAAGCGAATTCGATTTCTTTGATCACTTTCTTTTTGGCTTTCATGATGCCTGGAAGACTTGCGTAGCGAGGCATGTTTAAACCTTTGTTCGCCGCCACAACCGCTGGAGTCATCATTTGCACTACTTCTTTTGCACCACCTTCGATGTCGCGCTCAACAACAACGTTTTCGCCATTGAAATTGAATTTCGATACCACTGTGGTGTGAGGAACGTTCAGGAATTCAGCCATCATCTGGCTGACAGAGGAAGCATTGTCATCAATTGCAAGTTTGCCGGAGAAGATGACTTTTGCGCCGCCTTCAGCCTTGATCACTTCAGCCAAAGCTTTTGCCGTGGCAAAGTTGTCCAGACCTTCGCCGTTAACCACGATCGCTTCGTCAGCGCCCATAGCCAATGCCGTACGCAAGGATTCAACCACACGAGCCTTTGGTCCAACAGACAGAACCCATACTTGGGATCCCGGATTTGCGTCGCGAAGCTTGTTGGCTTCTTCAACCGCATACTCGTCATAAGGGTTCATAACCCATTTAATACCCGCCGTGTCGATACCAGTCTGGTCGGGAGAGATCTTAATCTTTGTTTCGGTGTCAGGCACCTGCTTGATACACACAAAAATCTTCATGTTTTACCCCGTTTTTAAGAGGGTTTCGTTCTATCCCAAGTCCAGGAAAGGCAAAACTAAATTGTATATTTAACGTGTCGCGAAACATGACGGGGGACATGGACAAAAAGCTGCACCCGGGAGTATGGTAAGTGGAAACTTATTGAGAAAATACACACCAAAAACAAGGGGTTCTACACCATGTCTGGATTTCTCGGATCTACCGTCGGGAAAAAGTACCTAATGGGAATCACCGGTTTAGTATGGGCGGGATTTGTTCTCGCACACATGGCCGGCAATCTACTCATCTTCGTAAGTAACGATGCCTACAATGCTTACGGCCACGCACTCACAAGCGGGAATATCATCTACGTCGCAGAAACCGTTCTGGTTCTGGCGTTGATCGTTCACGTTTTCTGCGCCATCAGCCTTACGAAAAACAATCGTGAAGCGAAAGAGCAGAAATACGCAGTGGCGGCAAAAGGATCGAAGCGCGTTTCCCTGGCTTCAAGAACAATGGCGATTCAAGGATCTTTGATTCTGATCTTCGTTATTCTTCACCTGATCACTTTCAAATACGGCACGCACTATGAAACCACCGTTAACGGCGTGGTGATGCGTGACCTGGCGAAACTGATGTTTGAAGTTTTCCAAAGCCCTGCTTACATCGCATGGTATGTGGTGTGTCTGGTTCTTCTGGGCTTCCATCTTAGTCACGGTGTTGGTTCCACCTTCCAGTCATTGGGTTTGATGGAAGGCACTTACAGAGACACGTGGAAAAAACTCAGCTACGGATATGCCGTGGTTGTGGCTGCGGGTTTCATCGCTCAACCTGTTTACATTTTCCTTATCGGTAACTAAGGGGACACACAATGGCTAACAAATTAGACAGCAAAATTCCCAGTGGTAATATTGAAAGCAAATGGACGAATCACAAGTTCAGTTCCAAGCTGGTAAATCCGGCGAACAAAAGAAAGCACTCCATCATCGTGGTGGGCACCGGTCTTGCCGGCGCATCCGCCGCTGCTTCTTTGGGTGAACTTGGTTACAAGGTCAAAGCCTTCTGCGTGCATGAATCCCCTCGCCGTGCCCACTCAGTGGCGGCTCAGGGTGGTATCAATGCGGCGAAAAACTACCAAAATGACGGCGACTCTGTTTACCGTCTTTTCTACGACACCGTAAAGGGCGGGGATTTCCGCGCTCGTGAAGCCAACGTTCACCGTCTGGCGGAAGTGTCCACGAACATCATCGATCAGATGGTGGCGCAAGGGGTTCCTTTCGCCCGTGAATACGGCGGAACTCTTTCCAATCGTTCTTTCGGTGGCGCGCAGGTGTCCCGTACCTTCTACGCCCGCGGCCAGACCGGTCAGCAGCTGTTGCTGGGTGCGTATTCTGAAATGATGAGACAAGTGGATGCAAAAACCGTGGATCTGTACAACCGCCGCGAAATGCTGGATGTTGTGGTGATCGACGGCAAGGCCCGCGGAATCATCGTTCGCAATCTTTTGACGGGCGAAATTGAATCCCACGAAGCTGATGCAGTTGTGATCGCTTCCGGCGGTTATTCCAACGTCTTCTTCCTTTCCACCAATGCGATGAACTGTGCGGTGACGGCAGCGTGGAAAGCCCACAAACGTGGCGCTTACTTCGCAAATCCTTGTTACACACAGATTCACCCGACGTGCATCCCGGTTCATGGCGACAATCAGTCCAAGCTGACGTTGATGTCCGAATCCCTTCGTAATGACGGTCGTGTGTGGGTTCCTAAGGCTGTCGGTGACAAACGTCATCCGAACGAGATCCCTGAAAACGAACGCGATTACTATCTGGAGCGCATCTACCCGTCATTCGGGAACCTGGCTCCGCGTGACGTTTCTTCCCGTCAGGCGAAATACCGCTGTGACGAAGGCCGTGGTGTGAATGAAGCTGGTAAAGCGGTTTACCTGGATTTCGCGGATGCGATCAAACGTCTGGGTGAAGACAAGATTTCTGAAAGATACGGAAACTTGTTCGACATGTACGACAAAATCACCGGTCAGAATCCATACAAACAGCCAATGATGATTTACCCGGCTCCTCACTACACCATGGGTGGTTTGTGGGTGGACTACAACCTGGAATCCACAATCCCGGGTCTGTTCGTTGCGGGTGAAGCAAACTTCTCTGACCACGGTGCAAACCGTCTGGGCGCTTCCGCGCTGATGCAGGGTCTGGCGGATGGTTACTTCGTTCTTCCATACACTCTGGGTAACTATCTGGGTGGAACAAAACTTGAAAAAGTGGCGACGACTCACGAGGCGTTCAAGGCCGCTGCTCATGGCGTGAAAGAAGAAATCACCAAGATGATGAATATCAAGGGTGCTCGCACGGTCGACAGCTTCCACAAAGAGCTGGGCAACGTGATGTGGGAATACTGTGGTATGGGTCGTAACGAAGCTGGTTTGAAAAAAGCCCTTCAAGAGATTCCAAAAATCAAAGAGGAATTCTGGAACAA is from Bdellovibrio bacteriovorus str. Tiberius and encodes:
- a CDS encoding 4-hydroxythreonine-4-phosphate dehydrogenase PdxA, with protein sequence MSKLRIALTTGDVDGIGFEVTAKALHHLGPQKGVQFLLWRQDGASQKYLKLIDQKFERITVDDLSQALEIEGPYLIDIASDLAPAEWVESSAKACLKKDIHALATAPLSKTSIKAAGFKDLGHTDILKRLSGAKHVHMGFVGEKFNVVLATAHLPVKEITKHLSFSVLAEALLNANELRKKLPAAQAKKPIGVLGLNPHAGEAGLIGQEELLFFPELVSFAKEKKIPFEGPLVPDAAFFPQNWKKYSVYLSLYHDQGLIPFKMIHGQDSGVHMTLGIPFIRTSVDHGTAKDIFGKNKANPHSMIDAVRWAVKLARL
- a CDS encoding peptidylprolyl isomerase encodes the protein MKLVISILLLISATAFAQKSTDVVAQVGKKTITLEDFNKKYNEVKSQTINPPTKEQFLEDLVRFEMGVQEAEKRNLQKDPVVQSRFDQEMYKALLEKDIGQRVQKIQVSDAEMKAWYAKNPELRTSHILIEFKAGATPAQVAEAKKRATEIYEEVKKSKRPFEELVKLYSDDALSKQVGGDIGWQSRVTLVPNYYEAVVNMKVGEVTGLIETQFGFHVIKLTGRRSFENANKRQIRAAVFDEKRKQVFNDYFERMKKSYPIKENKGLLK
- a CDS encoding electron transfer flavoprotein subunit alpha/FixB family protein, which encodes MGKILVFAEHTNGKLKRSSQELLQAAAASGNTVVAVAFGSHAGDVTAALGHNGASEVHVVKDASLDSYNPEAFTANIAAIIGKVQPSIILASASSTGKDLFPRVAARLGVGIASDCTTLTISGDNVTAVKPMYSGKCFATVNFENSAVKIVLMRANQLPVAAADTSKTANVVEHAAAAADLKTLIKEIVKGASEKLDLTEANIVVSGGRGLKEAANFKILNDLADVLGATVGASRAVVDAGWVGHGMQVGQTGKTVAPTLYIAVGISGAIQHLAGMSGSKVIVAINSDANAPIFQKATYGIVGDALDIVPKLTEEFKKALHH
- a CDS encoding electron transfer flavoprotein subunit beta/FixA family protein is translated as MKIFVCIKQVPDTETKIKISPDQTGIDTAGIKWVMNPYDEYAVEEANKLRDANPGSQVWVLSVGPKARVVESLRTALAMGADEAIVVNGEGLDNFATAKALAEVIKAEGGAKVIFSGKLAIDDNASSVSQMMAEFLNVPHTTVVSKFNFNGENVVVERDIEGGAKEVVQMMTPAVVAANKGLNMPRYASLPGIMKAKKKVIKEIEFASLNIPASEIKIKYSGFTLPADKPAVKMLSGDASAQASELVKLLRDEAKVL
- a CDS encoding phosphomannomutase/phosphoglucomutase — encoded protein: MFQPVIFREYDIRGVYNGQFDDNFAYLLGRAYVVYMKQNKNITNPTVALGCDARESSPAIIKNLAKGLMDSGANVIHLGLVTTPVCYFATFELKVDGAVQVTGSHNPPEYNGFKISVGKGTIFGVEIQKLLHIIQKGEFIDGQGSEESFDIKPMYYARYAKEFGHIKDTKVVLDCGNGAGGSVVRGLFEACGLKPTILFEQPDGTFPNHHPDPTVEENLVDLKAQVLKEGAVAGIGFDGDADRIGVVDHTGRMVYGDELMVIISRAILAEQKGAKIIGDVKCSDRLYHDVAKHGGQPIMWKTGHSLVKEKIKVEKAPFGGEMSGHVFFADRNHGYDDAPYAALRLVEILAKTGKTIPQLLEGLPPSFNTPEIRIDTTEEKKVLIVEKMIEAFPAKEGADYKVDFTDGIRLSFADGWALCRSSNTQPVVVVRYESSSQAGLDAIRNRVEAIVNKYL
- a CDS encoding peptidylprolyl isomerase; translation: MINLLFALLVATPSHAEIVEKTVAIVNSELVLESDFKDLVKRIPKQGMVDESLLFDKPATSLVGNRKAQLDYLINEKILQSEIKRLNLAVTNDRVESELKEMARKNQVSETELAKVIQQQGVSMDDYRRFLKDSIEKRSLMDAEIISKLRISDEDALNEYLKTNPNNRPSIDEFSVSHIFFNPKKGGAEASIKRAETVLGKLRSGENFENLAQQFSEDPNFSTGGALGTFKSGDFLPEIEEAISSLKVNETTPIVKSRMGFHIVKLTGKKLTTDPKFERAKDKIKAQLLENSFKRQLKNWLQSKRDESFIRINE
- a CDS encoding succinate dehydrogenase cytochrome b subunit; protein product: MSGFLGSTVGKKYLMGITGLVWAGFVLAHMAGNLLIFVSNDAYNAYGHALTSGNIIYVAETVLVLALIVHVFCAISLTKNNREAKEQKYAVAAKGSKRVSLASRTMAIQGSLILIFVILHLITFKYGTHYETTVNGVVMRDLAKLMFEVFQSPAYIAWYVVCLVLLGFHLSHGVGSTFQSLGLMEGTYRDTWKKLSYGYAVVVAAGFIAQPVYIFLIGN
- a CDS encoding peptidylprolyl isomerase is translated as MKFSKSPALTGLFIFMSLALAGCPSSYQKLSTKPVEKVNDHVLTSKQFANQLARRLRNFDALAAKDPNNIHRIKEEILRDFLVKSLTLDWARAQSIVISENTLDKEVDKLRANYPDDLSFRRALALENLSFSEWREELRYSLVEREVFKKINEKVKAPTEEEIKRYYEDNKDRYKRKERVYLRQIVVDEDAKADAIKVDLKTGDFAELARKYSITPEAKQGGVVGWIEKGSVDYFDPLFNVGSGVQTIKSPFGIHLIRVEKKAPASTLSLEEVKPQIIRALRAQREQAEYVAWLDAQLRSSKVLKDYELMNSIKVDTRGTND
- a CDS encoding lysophospholipid acyltransferase family protein; protein product: MLAHFHGDELALLSIVKRYRIATIASQSKDGELMATVLKWLGAKTSRGSSTRGGVQALKGLLRLVKDGGNCSFAVDGPKGPLHKVKPGVFELSRMIHGPIYAAGVACDRAIHFPRSWNKTFLPKPFAKVIIYWVGPMAPVSKEIDPRNPDLALELEALLHQARQQALKFIADNDAQC
- a CDS encoding MerR family transcriptional regulator, with the translated sequence MKNWLTIGQFAKASGLSPRALRIYEDMNLLVPPYRGDNGYRYYQESQLSEAARLKEFKDLGFQLEEVKALLQADRELDKSRLVRSLSHRLDLVREQSDQLQDQRRQIEQLLSSLKNNTKPISADERRAIMSYQGNPAIVVTGIQGLQKTAEYIQKHLQDRHIPLLFWSENLELPESYILVLPEDNLGDKGVENLAPNVIVLNSVSGSDSAIRKNYLRLYNFVGSHVTTVIHAEDQALLEIVSNERIRGTYYQYYSKNRALEKQIKKIGGLVCSGSELSMYGYNLQKEAVHLKLESPLGFTDELALLSSLAAVMKLGLPTESLCLK